Proteins from a genomic interval of Candidatus Krumholzibacteriia bacterium:
- a CDS encoding outer membrane lipoprotein-sorting protein produces the protein MRSKTLFGFLFLAMATVALVITTGPAQAQDATELMKEAHLNMYYPGDDGSARVAMTITDKRGRTRERNFVILRRDWEDGGEQRYYVYFFEPNDVRRTTFMAWKDPDGDDSRWIYLPSLDLVKPISANDKESSFVGSDFAYEDVSGRHWNEDTHTLVGEETYQDWGTWKIESVPKEDDYFEKKISWIDKESMLVVREEYYDRRGELLKVFEVGEIEVADGYATATVRTMTTPRKDNSTVIEFSEIDYDTGVEEDIFSERYLKSPPRKYIQ, from the coding sequence ATGCGCAGTAAGACTCTCTTCGGTTTCCTCTTCCTCGCGATGGCCACCGTGGCTCTCGTGATCACCACCGGCCCGGCCCAGGCGCAGGACGCCACCGAGCTGATGAAGGAAGCCCACCTGAACATGTACTACCCCGGCGACGACGGGTCGGCCCGCGTGGCCATGACCATCACCGACAAGCGGGGCCGCACCCGTGAGCGGAACTTCGTGATCCTGCGTCGCGACTGGGAGGACGGCGGCGAGCAGCGTTACTACGTCTACTTCTTCGAACCGAACGACGTGCGTCGAACCACGTTCATGGCCTGGAAGGATCCCGACGGCGACGACAGCCGCTGGATCTACCTGCCCTCGCTCGATCTGGTGAAGCCGATCTCGGCCAACGACAAGGAGAGCAGCTTCGTCGGTAGCGACTTCGCCTACGAGGACGTCAGCGGTCGTCACTGGAACGAGGACACCCACACCCTGGTGGGCGAGGAGACCTACCAGGACTGGGGGACCTGGAAGATCGAGAGCGTGCCCAAGGAGGACGACTACTTCGAGAAGAAGATCAGTTGGATCGACAAGGAGTCGATGCTCGTGGTCCGCGAGGAGTACTACGATCGTCGCGGCGAGCTGTTGAAGGTGTTCGAGGTGGGCGAGATCGAGGTCGCCGACGGCTACGCGACCGCGACCGTGCGTACCATGACCACCCCGCGGAAGGACAACTCGACCGTGATCGAGTTCAGCGAGATCGACTACGACACGGGCGTGGAAGAGGACATCTTCAGCGAGCGCTATCTGAAGAGCCCGCCGCGCAAGTACATCCAGTAG
- a CDS encoding MMPL family transporter, which produces MKSLFLKPSVQHPRIVMTIIALLTVAAIVPMLKIVDRIDTDPENMLPADEPVRVEHTAIKETFGLNDFLVVGIVHDETVFTPAILERAYEITEALYDMQPEYDEDGNVTEGGVIVDDVLAPSEVDDIMPEPGGGIRVQTLMESPPESQEEADRILAQIEQNPILRGKLASADGKALAIFVPLTSKDVAADVDAQIQEIIAGFEEDLGEEYHVAGQPVAQDTFGAAMFEQMAVSAPAAFLLIFLLLLFFFRSPRIVAAPMIIAMISVIWTMGLLIATGNTVHIMSSMIPIFLIPIAVLNSIHILSSIHAKFHSRGGDLDRTLEDTVGELFMPMAFTSLTTVVGFGALVATPIPPVQVFGIFVAFGVFAAWLLSMVFIPAYVKLVPIEVIQGFGKADEGAGAPESHLHTIYRFSTRYRVPLIATLVVIIGVSIFGVTQIVVNDNPVNWFKEDHRLRVADRVMNEHLSGTYLAYLELSGEEEEEGAFLQPEWMRWAERLQDHLIEQENVGAASSVVDVLKKVQYELLSREEGSYALGDNRQKLAQYLFLYEMSGGSPDDLFKFITPNRDAINIWVQMRQGDNQQVAGVVDAAQDWIGQNPPPEGLEVDWGGLSYINVKWQELMVSGMGKALAGSYVTVLVMMVLLFRSLRLGLLAMVPLTATILITYGYVGLSGRFYDMPVAVLSSLSLGLSVDFAIHFIQRTRDLHVRHGRDFQRTMEVFFHEPAQALARNVVVIALGFVPMFFASLVPYVTVGAFFFGIMLISGGATFLILPAVLSFFPRDVISKPSAATNDGPEPDLSAAIRR; this is translated from the coding sequence ATGAAGTCGCTTTTCCTGAAGCCCTCGGTGCAGCATCCGCGGATCGTGATGACGATCATCGCGTTGCTGACCGTGGCCGCGATCGTGCCGATGCTGAAGATCGTCGACCGCATCGACACCGACCCCGAGAACATGCTCCCGGCCGACGAGCCGGTGCGCGTGGAGCACACCGCGATCAAGGAAACCTTCGGCCTGAACGACTTCCTCGTGGTGGGCATCGTGCACGACGAGACCGTCTTCACTCCGGCGATCCTCGAACGGGCCTACGAGATCACCGAGGCTCTGTACGACATGCAGCCGGAGTACGACGAGGACGGGAACGTCACCGAGGGAGGCGTGATCGTCGACGACGTGCTGGCGCCGAGCGAGGTCGACGACATCATGCCCGAGCCGGGTGGCGGCATCCGCGTGCAGACGCTTATGGAGTCCCCGCCCGAATCGCAGGAGGAGGCCGACCGGATCCTGGCCCAGATCGAGCAGAATCCGATCCTGCGCGGCAAGCTGGCCAGTGCAGACGGCAAGGCCCTGGCGATCTTCGTGCCCCTGACGAGCAAGGACGTCGCGGCCGACGTGGACGCGCAGATCCAGGAGATCATCGCCGGCTTCGAGGAGGACCTCGGCGAGGAGTACCACGTGGCCGGGCAGCCCGTGGCGCAGGACACCTTCGGCGCGGCCATGTTCGAGCAAATGGCCGTGAGCGCCCCGGCGGCCTTCCTGTTGATCTTCCTGCTCCTGTTGTTCTTCTTCCGCAGTCCGCGGATCGTCGCCGCACCCATGATCATCGCCATGATCAGCGTGATCTGGACCATGGGTCTGCTGATCGCGACCGGGAACACCGTGCACATCATGAGCTCGATGATCCCTATCTTCCTGATTCCGATCGCGGTGCTGAACAGCATCCACATCCTCAGCTCGATCCACGCCAAGTTCCACAGCCGCGGCGGTGACCTGGATCGTACGCTCGAGGACACCGTGGGCGAGCTCTTCATGCCCATGGCCTTCACGTCGCTGACCACGGTCGTCGGTTTCGGTGCGCTCGTCGCGACCCCGATCCCGCCGGTGCAGGTCTTCGGAATCTTCGTGGCCTTCGGTGTTTTCGCGGCGTGGTTGCTGTCGATGGTCTTCATCCCGGCCTACGTGAAGCTGGTGCCGATCGAGGTCATCCAGGGCTTCGGCAAGGCCGACGAAGGCGCCGGAGCACCCGAGAGTCACCTGCACACGATCTACCGGTTCTCGACCCGCTATCGTGTTCCTCTCATCGCGACCCTGGTCGTGATCATCGGGGTGTCGATCTTCGGTGTGACCCAGATCGTCGTGAACGACAACCCGGTGAACTGGTTCAAGGAGGACCACCGTCTGCGCGTGGCCGATCGCGTGATGAACGAGCACCTGTCGGGGACCTACCTCGCCTACCTCGAGCTGAGTGGCGAAGAGGAGGAAGAGGGTGCCTTCCTCCAGCCCGAGTGGATGCGTTGGGCCGAGCGTCTACAGGACCATCTCATCGAGCAGGAGAACGTCGGCGCGGCGAGCTCCGTGGTGGACGTCCTCAAGAAGGTCCAGTACGAACTGCTGTCGCGTGAGGAGGGTAGCTACGCTCTCGGCGACAACCGCCAGAAGCTGGCGCAGTACCTCTTCCTGTACGAGATGAGCGGCGGTTCGCCCGACGACCTCTTCAAGTTCATCACACCGAATCGCGATGCAATCAACATCTGGGTGCAGATGCGCCAGGGCGACAACCAGCAGGTGGCGGGCGTCGTGGACGCCGCACAGGACTGGATCGGCCAGAACCCGCCGCCCGAGGGCCTCGAGGTCGACTGGGGTGGCCTGAGCTACATCAACGTGAAGTGGCAGGAACTCATGGTGAGCGGCATGGGCAAGGCCCTGGCCGGCTCCTACGTGACCGTGCTCGTCATGATGGTCCTGCTCTTCCGGTCGCTGCGCCTGGGCCTGCTGGCCATGGTGCCGCTGACCGCCACCATCCTCATCACCTACGGCTACGTGGGTCTGTCCGGCCGCTTCTACGACATGCCGGTGGCGGTGCTCAGCTCACTGTCGCTCGGTCTGTCGGTGGACTTCGCGATCCACTTCATCCAGCGCACGCGCGACCTGCACGTGCGTCACGGTCGCGACTTCCAGCGGACCATGGAGGTTTTCTTCCACGAACCGGCCCAGGCCCTGGCGCGCAACGTCGTGGTCATCGCCCTGGGGTTCGTGCCGATGTTCTTCGCCAGTCTGGTGCCCTACGTCACCGTGGGTGCCTTCTTCTTCGGGATCATGCTGATCAGTGGAGGTGCGACCTTCCTGATCCTGCCCGCCGTGCTGAGCTTCTTCCCGCGGGACGTGATCAGCAAGCCCTCGGCGGCCACCAACGACGGTCCAGAGCCCGATCTCTCCGCTGCGATCAGGAGGTAA
- a CDS encoding DUF2892 domain-containing protein: MSQSCVSNTFTDRWIRRVAGTFVLTSVVLAWTVDIRWLALAAFVGLNLLQFSFTNFCPLSAILARFDPANKIATATEAERS; this comes from the coding sequence GTGAGCCAGTCCTGCGTTTCCAACACCTTCACCGACCGCTGGATCCGCCGGGTGGCGGGGACCTTCGTCCTGACGTCCGTCGTGCTGGCCTGGACCGTCGACATCCGCTGGCTGGCGCTCGCCGCCTTCGTCGGTCTGAACCTTCTCCAGTTCAGCTTCACCAACTTCTGCCCGCTCTCGGCGATCCTGGCCCGTTTCGACCCGGCCAACAAGATCGCCACCGCCACCGAAGCCGAGCGCAGCTGA
- a CDS encoding metalloregulator ArsR/SmtB family transcription factor, producing the protein MAERFRVMGDPLRLRLLHIIKEGERSVGSLVETTGASQANVSKHLQILRRAGLVERRKDGLMAYYSIADPSIFHLCDLVCGRLTEQFQQDLSAIGQLHPESPTGSDAH; encoded by the coding sequence GTGGCGGAGCGATTCCGGGTGATGGGCGACCCGCTGCGTCTGCGGCTGCTGCACATCATCAAAGAGGGCGAACGCTCCGTGGGATCGCTCGTGGAGACCACCGGCGCCAGCCAGGCGAACGTGAGCAAGCACCTGCAGATCCTGCGTCGGGCAGGTCTGGTCGAGCGGCGGAAGGACGGCCTGATGGCCTACTACAGCATCGCCGACCCCTCGATCTTCCACCTCTGCGACCTCGTGTGCGGACGGCTCACCGAGCAGTTCCAGCAGGACCTGAGCGCGATCGGCCAGCTCCACCCGGAGAGCCCCACGGGTTCGGATGCCCACTGA
- a CDS encoding isoprenylcysteine carboxylmethyltransferase family protein → MPTEPPPTRRTDRRIVTAQALLGIALALSFLRSDAASGPPWTWLALVLAGVAAWVGVSALVILRPVFRIAPTPRRDGVLVTHGIYRWLRHPMYTAVLLTLAAVALYRPGPWVLAVAGVNIVFYLTKSRYEEGLLRAHYPGYEDYRRRTLGVLPGW, encoded by the coding sequence ATGCCCACTGAGCCGCCACCGACCCGCCGAACGGACCGTCGGATCGTCACGGCACAGGCGCTGCTCGGCATTGCGCTCGCCCTGTCCTTCCTGCGTTCCGATGCGGCCTCGGGCCCGCCCTGGACGTGGTTGGCCCTGGTGCTCGCGGGCGTGGCCGCCTGGGTCGGTGTTTCGGCCCTGGTGATCCTTCGACCGGTGTTCCGGATCGCGCCCACGCCGCGCCGTGACGGCGTGCTGGTCACCCACGGCATCTATCGCTGGCTCCGGCATCCCATGTACACCGCCGTGCTCCTCACGCTGGCCGCCGTCGCGCTGTACCGTCCGGGTCCGTGGGTGCTCGCCGTCGCCGGCGTCAATATCGTCTTCTACTTGACCAAATCCCGGTACGAGGAGGGCCTGCTCCGGGCCCACTATCCGGGCTACGAGGATTACCGGCGCCGGACCCTGGGCGTGCTGCCCGGCTGGTAG
- a CDS encoding OB-fold nucleic acid binding domain-containing protein — MRAPMPLITLVAAVALVAGCGNQESTHDQASQQAATATQPAGAITGEVVESMNSGGYTYARVESDGKSVWAAGPETTLDTGTEVTFSTKMPMQGFHSETLDRTFDTLYFVGGFEAPGADSGDPHGGMGMMQAMTGESDGSQHGATPEAGVAPGAVTKAAGGHTVAELYAGCGDMVGESVTVRGKVVKFNGGIMGRNWVHVQDGSGDPAAKTHDLLITTDAACEEGDVITATGKVTVDKDFGAGYSYELLLEEASIEVEPATTTGR; from the coding sequence ATGCGCGCTCCGATGCCTTTGATCACCCTCGTGGCCGCCGTCGCACTCGTCGCCGGCTGCGGGAACCAGGAGTCCACCCACGACCAGGCGTCGCAGCAGGCCGCCACCGCGACCCAGCCGGCCGGCGCGATCACCGGCGAAGTGGTCGAGTCCATGAACTCCGGTGGCTATACCTACGCTCGTGTCGAGAGCGACGGGAAGAGCGTCTGGGCCGCGGGCCCGGAGACGACGCTCGACACCGGCACCGAGGTCACCTTCAGCACCAAGATGCCCATGCAGGGCTTCCACAGCGAGACGCTCGACCGCACCTTCGACACCCTGTACTTCGTCGGCGGGTTCGAGGCGCCCGGCGCGGACAGTGGCGACCCCCACGGCGGAATGGGCATGATGCAGGCCATGACCGGCGAGTCGGACGGCTCCCAGCACGGTGCGACGCCCGAGGCCGGAGTGGCGCCGGGTGCCGTGACCAAGGCCGCCGGCGGCCACACCGTGGCCGAGCTCTACGCCGGCTGCGGCGACATGGTCGGCGAATCGGTCACCGTGCGCGGCAAGGTCGTGAAGTTCAACGGCGGGATCATGGGCCGCAACTGGGTCCACGTGCAGGACGGGAGCGGTGACCCCGCCGCGAAGACGCACGACCTGCTGATCACCACCGATGCGGCCTGCGAAGAGGGTGACGTGATCACCGCGACGGGCAAGGTCACCGTCGACAAGGACTTCGGCGCCGGCTACTCGTACGAGCTGCTGCTCGAGGAAGCCTCGATCGAGGTCGAGCCCGCCACCACCACGGGCCGCTGA
- a CDS encoding M14 metallopeptidase family protein has product MLASRSRRLFAAAALCLLAPLAAHASVPSPEEFLGRPVGEDRHLFTWDRMVAYYEEVGRTSDRVDVVELGTSTEGRPFLLVKVADAGALRSTDAVRAQNRALYDARATTEAEARALAANGRATVAFSLGVHSVEVGSSQAGLRIVHRLATRDDAVTRRIRENLMILIVPSMNPDGLDLVNEWYMETVGTEAEGTRPLELYHPYAGHDNNRDGFFNNLVETSMWSQVLYHDWLPQMIVDEHQMGSGGPRLFLPPFDDPLSPSVHPLVYSQLAAAGQQVVSDLTAEGWTGIATQTIFTAEWPGSVRSTGFWHNMLGILSEVASARLATPLYFPPGSVQAWGRGLPEYERRTNFLEPWPGGWWRLDDIVSLKVDLTWGFLRWAADRREDLLFNFWRMNRDAIAAGRNEAPYAFVVPRDQVDGGSDDRMMEILHSGGVELHRADSDLRFGDHLVDAGAWVIRTDQPFRPFVLEMLGDTDYPMIEQSDGSVIRPYDVTAWRLSELLGVRVLEVHDRDALDALDLSPVDPARVERVEPPRGDLVVPATDLASHALVHAALGAGKTVERFEHDGRLHYLVEDVDRSLDGVARDVEPVDVPVAADPEPVTAPRLALFAPWGGNKDEGWTRLVLDRHRVEYRRIRPGEPDLRGADDGRRLRRTTDVVLLPSVRSRELENGRQSAGEGRVADALWPERHRRGLGGTDAGMALRAFVEAGGTLIALNHSTPWVVEKLGLPVRVELDGMDRDDFYAPGTLVRGELDTAHPLAAGMPATTSLYFANGYAYRPQAWPRPTAVVAHYAADDVRVAGFLTGAEHLAGRPALLEVPVGEGRVVLFGFSPQRRAQTDGTFKLLLNALLR; this is encoded by the coding sequence ATGCTCGCGTCCCGTTCGCGGCGGCTGTTCGCAGCCGCCGCGCTCTGTCTGCTCGCCCCCCTCGCCGCCCATGCCTCCGTTCCCTCGCCCGAGGAATTCCTCGGGCGCCCGGTCGGTGAGGACCGCCACCTGTTCACCTGGGATCGCATGGTCGCCTACTACGAAGAGGTGGGCCGGACCAGCGATCGCGTCGATGTCGTGGAACTCGGCACGTCGACCGAGGGCCGTCCCTTCCTGCTCGTGAAGGTGGCCGACGCCGGGGCGCTGCGGAGCACCGACGCGGTGCGGGCGCAGAATCGTGCCCTGTACGATGCCCGCGCGACCACCGAGGCCGAAGCCCGCGCGCTGGCGGCGAACGGACGGGCGACCGTCGCCTTCTCCCTGGGCGTGCACTCGGTGGAGGTCGGGTCGAGTCAGGCCGGACTGCGGATCGTGCATCGGCTGGCGACCCGCGACGACGCCGTGACGCGCCGGATCCGCGAGAACCTCATGATCCTGATCGTGCCCAGCATGAACCCCGACGGGCTCGACCTGGTGAACGAGTGGTACATGGAAACGGTGGGCACCGAGGCCGAGGGGACGCGTCCGCTCGAGCTGTACCACCCCTACGCGGGACACGACAACAACCGCGACGGCTTCTTCAACAACCTGGTCGAGACCTCGATGTGGTCGCAGGTGCTCTACCACGACTGGTTGCCGCAGATGATCGTCGACGAGCACCAGATGGGAAGCGGAGGGCCGCGTCTGTTCCTGCCGCCCTTCGACGATCCCCTGTCGCCGAGCGTCCATCCGCTGGTCTACAGCCAGTTGGCCGCCGCGGGGCAGCAGGTCGTGAGCGATCTGACCGCCGAGGGATGGACCGGCATCGCGACGCAGACGATCTTCACGGCCGAGTGGCCGGGATCGGTGCGTTCGACCGGCTTCTGGCACAACATGCTCGGGATTCTCAGCGAGGTGGCGAGCGCCCGTCTCGCCACGCCGTTGTACTTCCCGCCCGGAAGTGTGCAGGCGTGGGGGCGTGGGCTCCCCGAGTACGAGCGACGTACGAACTTCCTCGAGCCCTGGCCCGGCGGGTGGTGGCGTCTCGACGACATCGTCTCGCTGAAGGTCGATCTCACGTGGGGTTTCCTGCGCTGGGCTGCCGACCGCAGGGAAGACCTCCTCTTCAACTTCTGGCGCATGAACCGTGACGCGATCGCAGCGGGACGGAACGAGGCCCCGTACGCCTTCGTCGTGCCCCGCGATCAGGTCGACGGTGGCAGCGACGATCGCATGATGGAGATCCTGCACTCCGGGGGCGTCGAGTTGCACCGCGCCGACTCCGACCTCCGGTTCGGGGACCACCTCGTCGACGCGGGAGCGTGGGTGATCCGGACCGACCAGCCTTTCCGGCCCTTCGTGCTGGAGATGCTCGGTGACACGGACTACCCGATGATCGAGCAGTCCGATGGGTCGGTGATCCGTCCCTACGACGTGACGGCCTGGAGGCTGAGCGAACTGCTGGGAGTGCGTGTGCTCGAGGTGCACGACCGCGACGCGCTCGATGCGCTCGACCTGTCGCCGGTCGATCCCGCTCGGGTGGAGCGGGTCGAACCTCCGCGCGGAGACCTCGTCGTTCCGGCCACCGATCTGGCCAGTCATGCGCTCGTCCACGCCGCGCTGGGTGCCGGCAAGACGGTCGAACGCTTCGAGCACGACGGGCGGCTCCACTACCTGGTCGAGGACGTCGATCGCTCGCTCGACGGCGTTGCGCGCGACGTCGAACCCGTCGACGTGCCGGTCGCGGCCGACCCCGAACCGGTCACCGCCCCGCGGTTGGCCTTGTTCGCCCCGTGGGGCGGGAACAAGGACGAGGGTTGGACCCGTCTCGTCCTCGATCGTCATCGCGTGGAGTACCGGAGGATCCGGCCGGGCGAGCCCGACCTGCGGGGTGCCGACGACGGGCGGCGGCTGCGCCGGACGACCGATGTCGTGCTCCTTCCCTCGGTGCGGTCGCGCGAACTCGAGAACGGCCGGCAGAGTGCCGGGGAGGGGCGGGTGGCCGACGCGCTGTGGCCCGAACGCCACAGACGTGGCCTGGGTGGCACGGACGCCGGTATGGCTCTGCGAGCCTTCGTCGAGGCGGGCGGAACGCTGATCGCGTTGAACCACTCGACTCCGTGGGTCGTCGAGAAGCTCGGTCTGCCGGTGCGGGTGGAGCTCGACGGCATGGATCGCGACGACTTCTACGCGCCGGGCACGCTCGTGCGCGGTGAGCTCGACACGGCTCATCCCCTGGCCGCCGGCATGCCGGCGACGACGAGCCTGTACTTCGCCAACGGCTACGCCTACCGGCCGCAGGCCTGGCCGCGGCCGACCGCCGTCGTGGCGCACTATGCGGCCGACGACGTCCGGGTGGCCGGTTTCCTGACCGGTGCCGAGCACCTGGCCGGTCGTCCGGCGTTGCTCGAGGTCCCGGTCGGTGAGGGCCGTGTCGTGCTGTTCGGTTTCAGCCCGCAGCGTCGCGCGCAGACCGATGGGACGTTCAAGCTCCTGCTGAACGCGCTCCTGCGCTGA
- a CDS encoding endonuclease/exonuclease/phosphatase family protein — protein sequence MSPARVLSRVDVPALRLLLVVALLLVAAPASAVKIMSWNVLNYPGASGPSRDDDLRAVISAVDPDIVVMQEIQNSAGAATMKTNVFDVIEPGQWTQATFTNGNDSDNALYFRTGEFVEIEFGEVNTFPRETDWWRLRSATSAVTSTGFVIYSTHLKASQGSDNVEQRRIAARAIRDDMILRWDAGQPVMVMGDFNLYTSSEPAWGALTGNPIEPAQLYDPIDEAGSWNNNAVFAAVHTQSTRSVTQSDGGATGGMDSRFDFILVDADLQDTEGWDFLAGTYDAFGQDGQHFNSSINAAPTNAAVGQDLANNLFAASDHLPVVLELQEPAQLQFLPEVFAIGPVLEGESVIESFQLRNTALAPVDELDFEVVATEPGVLLGGDTAGELEAGEIANVNVAVDTATPRVFTGGLQLTTDDPGRSDVLVPFEGAVVRPAVPSLGDTSVVESTTIALSDAEATTEEMSYTVANVGADSVQAGVYVSGTQIGGTDAARFSLLDPAAYFVRDTPLDRRVEVDLNGLDAGTTIEATVTLTTQDDFLVQGASPRATLVVTLQATVAGGATSAPPVVAATTLHPPVPSPFNPRTEVRFDLARAGTVTLEVLDVRGRRVRTLIEGRLDAGRHAPVWDGTDDGGRAAASGVYLFRLRTADGNQVRRAVLVR from the coding sequence ATGTCTCCCGCTCGTGTGCTCTCGCGCGTCGACGTTCCCGCTCTTCGCCTCCTGCTGGTGGTCGCCCTGCTCCTGGTGGCCGCACCGGCCTCGGCGGTCAAGATCATGAGCTGGAACGTGCTCAACTACCCCGGCGCCTCGGGGCCCTCCCGCGACGACGACCTCCGCGCCGTGATCTCGGCCGTCGATCCCGACATCGTGGTCATGCAGGAGATCCAGAACAGTGCGGGGGCGGCGACCATGAAGACCAACGTGTTCGACGTGATCGAACCCGGCCAGTGGACGCAGGCGACCTTCACCAACGGCAACGACAGCGACAACGCCCTGTACTTCCGGACGGGCGAGTTCGTCGAGATCGAGTTCGGCGAGGTGAACACCTTCCCGCGCGAGACCGACTGGTGGCGGCTGCGGTCGGCGACGTCCGCCGTCACCTCGACGGGCTTCGTGATCTACTCCACGCACCTGAAGGCGAGCCAGGGGTCGGACAACGTCGAACAGCGGCGCATCGCCGCCCGCGCGATCCGCGACGACATGATCCTGCGGTGGGACGCGGGACAGCCCGTGATGGTCATGGGTGACTTCAACCTGTACACCTCGAGCGAGCCCGCCTGGGGTGCCCTCACCGGCAACCCGATCGAGCCGGCGCAGCTGTACGATCCGATCGACGAGGCCGGCTCGTGGAACAACAACGCGGTCTTCGCCGCGGTGCACACGCAGTCGACGCGCAGCGTGACCCAGTCCGACGGTGGTGCGACCGGCGGCATGGACAGCCGCTTCGACTTCATCCTGGTCGACGCCGATCTGCAGGACACCGAGGGCTGGGACTTCCTGGCGGGGACCTACGATGCCTTCGGCCAGGACGGTCAGCACTTCAACAGTTCGATCAATGCGGCGCCGACCAACGCCGCGGTAGGACAGGACCTTGCGAACAACCTCTTCGCGGCCAGCGACCACCTGCCGGTCGTGCTGGAACTCCAGGAACCCGCCCAATTGCAGTTCCTGCCCGAGGTGTTCGCGATCGGGCCGGTCCTCGAGGGCGAGTCCGTGATCGAGTCCTTCCAGCTCCGCAACACGGCACTGGCCCCGGTCGACGAGCTCGACTTCGAGGTCGTGGCCACCGAGCCCGGCGTCCTCCTGGGTGGTGACACTGCGGGCGAGCTCGAAGCCGGCGAGATCGCCAACGTGAACGTGGCCGTCGACACGGCGACGCCGCGCGTCTTCACCGGTGGACTGCAGCTCACGACCGACGATCCGGGTCGCAGCGACGTCCTGGTTCCCTTCGAGGGCGCGGTGGTGCGGCCGGCGGTCCCGTCGCTCGGCGACACGAGTGTGGTCGAGTCGACGACGATCGCCCTGAGCGACGCCGAGGCCACGACGGAGGAGATGAGCTACACCGTGGCCAACGTCGGAGCCGACTCCGTCCAGGCGGGTGTGTACGTCTCGGGCACCCAGATCGGTGGAACCGACGCCGCGCGCTTCTCGCTGCTCGACCCGGCGGCCTACTTCGTGCGCGACACGCCGCTCGACCGACGTGTCGAAGTCGACCTGAACGGTCTCGACGCGGGCACCACGATCGAGGCGACGGTCACCCTGACCACGCAGGACGATTTCCTCGTGCAGGGCGCGAGTCCCCGGGCCACTCTCGTGGTCACGCTTCAGGCCACGGTTGCCGGCGGGGCCACCAGTGCTCCTCCCGTGGTTGCAGCCACGACCCTTCACCCGCCGGTGCCCTCGCCGTTCAATCCGCGTACCGAGGTCCGTTTCGACCTCGCGCGGGCGGGGACGGTGACGCTCGAGGTGCTCGACGTGCGTGGTCGACGTGTGCGCACGCTGATCGAGGGCCGCCTCGACGCTGGCCGGCACGCCCCGGTCTGGGACGGCACCGACGACGGCGGCCGTGCCGCTGCGAGCGGAGTCTACCTGTTCCGGTTGCGCACTGCCGACGGGAACCAGGTGCGCCGCGCCGTTCTCGTCCGCTGA